One part of the Anopheles coustani chromosome 2, idAnoCousDA_361_x.2, whole genome shotgun sequence genome encodes these proteins:
- the LOC131267103 gene encoding WD repeat-containing protein 7 isoform X2 — MLNTNLVVPVVLWGPNTPTHCVSSVFLSRDQKILATGCYDGQICLWQVDPETLQMTPRCLLVGHTAPVLCLTRASIIQDNNFLVSSSENGEMCTWDLVDGKCTESIKMPQVHTNIQAYHMANCDDIRLFCNGYYAEIMVMDPFSLEVLFCLSSKVNPDWISALHVLRPSKRKDDVVLAITTTGTVKVWTLIGNENKYSEPIYENESKQIRCLNAITMNCCSQNQRTVLIVCAKYWQIYDAGDFTVLCSVISPSGERWMGGDFLSNDRVILWSDEGKGYLFRLPANSIPDNKDFHGPSVGKDSPFLYCILSQTGEKPLSCPPTMKLVTSNRGGKTQKYLLRGDSEGYVNIWAVPDISMEQIKQIQNLKQHPQTLEATICTSLLEAWNKMSPLPVGILDQLYQNSEPLIKLTASIYLPQQSRLVVGREDGSIIIVPATQTVMLHLLHGNHQKFIDWPPHQILNGHSGRVNCLLCPSLAHSRYDKSHLVSGGVDFAVCLWDLYSGALIHRFCVHAGEITQLLVPPPTCSPRILKCICSVASDHSVTLLSLQERKCVTLASRHLFPVVSIKWRPLDDFLIVGCSDGTVYVWQMETGHLDRVLHGILAEEVLNACDENTGETGSSAGSTSEMGLANPAVHFFRGLRHRNINAIRHATQRGIHQLQQLHAHNNQHGDFLMKNRSSPLIIQGLRTNPKDAESHILFFDIEGLIFELHAEEYAAMSPNTLEAEGLLIPAGADSHSSDAGKKISGILAKMKEGAENVQTKVQAKLESVVKNVGETGKDSSDISKKIAPRMEATHVMEVAQLLLSLIHSWGLDPHLDKVCETQLGLLRPMIPVSFGVLSKGGYMSLLLPTWQNNIVINSTAEELKTVAMTPEQFRREGLTKLFTARLHWELSTTLTSNHLLAMVAMSNTLMSMNMATFVPEQERARKLHRQSTRATWSNNEEEQEEAFTQQQAQIKQGWSLLSTHHCFLLPEKIDALDANNFKRPQVEMMARRWQHHCLEIREAAQQLLLGELGRMGKKGRKQLVESWAQYLPMYTHTEPIAQQAPGGGQSNAGSPTSSPTGQPGLEHEEESEEEEEVVRKPSSLAELKRKQTTAVVLLGVIGAEFGQDISATDGKRNNENRRKSSVVEGFGIGNNNLARSTSMALTHLLLAPPTQKLPAYTPLRRAAIDLIGRGFTVWEPYIDVSKVLLGLLEMCCDSNRLIPSLNYKLPLTPQADACRTARHALRLIATARPAAFITTMAREVARYNTLQQNAQAISVPITQSVLHRAKREILQCVEMLIDKMQTEIANLLVEVMDITLHCVDSGDLKNKGLAEVSPLMCKFNQVSHCSASRRIAVGASNGHLAIYELRQNKCQMIPAHTKPVTALAFSPDGKFLVSYSCTENRLSFWQTSAGMFGLGQSQTRCIKGYSTAPIPDVARLNPMRLAKLIWINNRTVTLMLADGSETRFNV, encoded by the exons atgttaaacacTAACCTGGTCGTGCCTGTGGTGCTGTGGGGACCGAACACACCTACACACTGTGTGTCGAGTGTGTTCCTGTCACGAGACCAGAAAATCCTTGCGACAGGTTGCTATGATGGACAAATTTGTCTATG GCAAGTGGATCCGGAGACGTTGCAGATGACCCCCCGGTGTCTGCTAGTGGGGCACACGGCTCCTGTTCTGTGCCTGACACGGGCATCGATCATTCAGGACAATAATTTCCTAGTCAGTTCGTCGGAAAATGGCGAAATGTGTACCTGGGACCTGGTGGACGGAAAGTGCACCGAAAGCATCAAGATGCCGCAGGTGCACACGAACATCCAGGCATACCACATGGCCAACTGTGACGATATTCGCCTCTTCTGCAATGGATATTACGCGGAAATTATGGTGATGGATCCGTTCAGTCTGGAAGTTTTGTTCTGTCTGAGTTCAAAGGTCAATCCCGATTGGATTTCCGCACTCCATGTGTTGCGCCCATCGAAGCGCAAGGATGACGTTGTGCTGGCCATCACAACTACCGGTACGGTGAAGGTTTGGACGTTGattggaaacgaaaacaagtaCTCCGAGCCGATCTACGAGAATGAATCGAAACAAATTCGCTGTCTTAATGCGATCACCATGAACTGCTGCTCGCAGAACCAGCGCACGGTTTTGATCGTGTGTGCAAAATACTGGCAGATCTACGACGCAGGCGATTTTACGGTGCTGTGCAGTGTCATTTCACCATCCGGCGAACGGTGGATGGGAGGCGATTTCCTATCAAACGATCGGGTTATTCTGTGGTCGGACGAAGGAAAGGGTTATCTGTTCCGTTTGCCGGCGAACAGCATACCGGATAATAAGGACTTCCATGGGCCCTCCGTTGGAAAAGATTCGCCGTTCTTGTACTGCATTCTGTCGCAGACAGGTGAAAAACCCCTGTCCTGTCCACCGACGATGAAGCTCGTGACGTCCAATCGCGGCGGTAAAACGCAAAAGTATTTACTTCGCGGCGATTCCGAAGGATACGTCAATATTTGGGCTGTGCCCGACATTTCCATGGAGCAGATAAAACAGATTCAGAATCTGAAACAACATCCTCAAa cATTGGAAGCTACTATATGCACCTCTCTGCTAGAGGCATGGAACAAGATGAGTCCTCTTCCAGTGGGAATTTTGGATCAGCTGTACCAAAACAGTGAACCATTGATTAAACTCACCGCAAGCATTTATTTGCCGCAGCAAAGTAGATTGGTGGTGGGTAGAGAAGATGGAAGCATTATCATCGTTCCAGCGACACAAACGGTGATGTTGCACTTACTTCATGGCAACCATCAAAAGTTTATTG ATTGGCCACCGCATCAAATCCTGAATGGACATAGTGGGAGAGTCAATTGTCTCCTATGTCCATCGTTGGCGCACTCGCGATACGACAAGTCGCATCTAGTATCAGGCGGAGTCGATTTTGCCGTTTGCCTGTGGGATCTGTACAGCGGAGCACTGATCCATAGATTTTGCGTTCACGCTGGGGAAATTACACAACTGCTTGTCCCTCCGCCCACATGCAGT CCTCGCATTCTGAAATGCATCTGTTCCGTCGCATCGGACCACTCCGTCACGCTGCTTAGTTTGCAGGAGCGTAAATGTGTGACCCTGGCAAGTCGTCATTTGTTCCCGGTGGTTTCGATTAAATGGCGCCCACTGGACGATTTTCTTATAGTCGGCTGTTCCGATGGCACCGTGTATGTTTGGCAGATGGAGACAGGTCATCTTGACCGCGTATTACACGGTATACTGGCTGAGGAGGTGCTGAATGCTTGCGACGAAAATACCGGTGAAACGGGAAGCAGCGCTGGATCGACATCAGAAATGGGTCTCGCTAATCCGGCCGTTCATTTCTTCAG AGGTCTAAGACATCGCAATATCAATGCCATTCGCCATGCAACGCAACGCGGAATTCATCAACTCCAACAGTTGCACGCGCATAACAATCAGCATGGAGACTTCCTCATGAAGAATCGCAGCAGCCCGTTGATAATTCAGGGTTTGCGAACCAACCCTAAAG ATGCCGAAAGTCACATTCTTTTCTTTGATATCGAGGGATTAATATTTGAACTGCATGCCGAAGAGTACGCTGCCATGAGCCCCAACACGTTGGAG GCTGAAGGACTGTTGATTCCGGCTGGCGCTGATAGCCACTCTTCAGatgctgggaagaaaatttCTG GTATCCTCGCCAAAATGAAGGAAGGCGCCGAGAACGTACAAACCAAAGTGCAGGCAAAGCTTGAAAGCGTCGTCAAAAATGTTGGTGAAACGGGCAAAG ATTCCTCGGACATTTCGAAGAAAATTGCACCTCGCATGGAAGCTACCCACGTGATGGAGGTAGCCCAGTTGCTGCTATCGTTGATACACTCCTGGGGCCTCGATCCACACTTGGACAAAGTGTGTGAAACTCAGTTGGGTTTGCTACGACCTATG ATTCCAGTTTCGTTTGGCGTACTGTCGAAGGGTGGCTATATGTCGCTGCTACTACCGACCTGGCAGAATAATATCGTTATCAATTCGACTGCGGAAGAGCTTAAGACGGTAGCGATGACGCCTGAGCAGTTTCGACGCGAGGGCCTGACGAAGTTGTTTACCGCACGCCTGCATTGGGAGCTAAGCACAACGCTCACCTCGAACCATCTGCTAGCGATGGTGGCGATGTCCAACACGCTGATGTCGATGAACATGGCCACCTTCGTGCCGGAGCAGGAGCGAGCTCGCAAGTTGCACCGTCAATCGACCCGTGCGACTTGGAGTAACAACGAGGAAGAGCAGGAGGAAGCCTTCACCCAGCAGCAGGCCCAGATCAAGCAAGGATGGAGTCTGCTCTCGACGCACCACTGCTTCCTGCTGCCGGAAAAAATTGACGCACTTGATGCGAACAATTTTAAGCGCCCCCAGGTGGAAATGATGGCCCGTCGGTGGCAGCATCACTGCCTTGAGATCCGTGAAGCGGCtcagcagctgctgctgggagAACTGGGACGAATGGGGAAAAAGGGTCGCAAGCAGCTGGTTGAAAGCTGGGCCCAATATTTACCGATGTACACGCATACCGAACCGATCGCACAGCAGGCCCCCGGTGGAGGACAATCGAACGCGGGATCCCCTACCTCCAGCCCAACCGGGCAGCCGGGACTTGAGCACGAAGAAGAAtcggaagaggaggaggaagtcGTTCGCAAGCCATCGAGTTTGGCTGAGCtgaaacgcaaacaaacgaCGGCCGTCGTACTGCTCGGTGTAATTGGGGCGGAGTTTGGGCAGGACATTTCCGCCACCGATGGTAAGCGCAACAACGAGAACCGCCGGAAAAGCTCCGTGGTCGAAGGTTTCGGTATTGGCAACAACAATCTTGCCCGTTCGACTTCGATGGCACTGACCCACCTGCTGCTAGCGCCACCGACGCAGAAGCTTCCGGCTTACACGCCACTGCGCCGTGCTGCTATCGATTTGATCGGACGCGGCTTCACCGTGTGGGAACCGTACATCGACGTGAGCAAGGTGTTGCTTGGTCTGCTGGAGATGTGCTGCGACTCGAACCGGCTGATACCGAGCCTGAACTACAAGTTGCCGCTCACACCACAGGCCGACGCCTGCCGCACGGCTCGGCACGCGCTACGGCTGATCGCGACGGCTCGCCCGGCTGCCTTCATCACTACGATGGCGCGTGAGGTGGCCCGCTACAATACGCTCCAGCAGAATGCTCAGGCGATAAGCGTCCCCATAACGCAATCGGTACTGCATCGGGCCAAACGGGAAATTCTACAATGCGTCGAAATGCTCATCGACAAGATGCAGACCGAGATAGCTAATCTGCTCGTAGAG GTCATGGACATTACCCTGCACTGTGTTGATTCTGGAGACCTCAAGAATAAGGGTCTAGCCGAGGTCAGTCCACTGATGTGCAAATTTAACCAAGTTTCACACTGCAGTGCTTCACGTCGTATTGCCG TTGGAGCGAGTAATGGACACTTGGCGATCTACGAACTACGGCAGAACAAGTGCCAGATGATACCGGCCCACACCAAGCCGGTGACGGCATTGGCCTTCAGCCCGGACGGCAAATTTTTGGTAAGCTACTCGTGCACCGAAAATCGGTTGTCCTTCTGGCAGACCAGTGCCGGTATGTTCGGTCTGGGACAGTCGCAAACGCGCTGCATAAAGGGATACTCGACCGCACCGATACCGGACGTCGCCCGGCTCAACCCGATGCGACTGGCCAAGCTGATCTGGATCAACAATCGCACCGTGACGCTCATGTTGGCCGATGGGTCTGAGACAAGATTTAACGTGTAA
- the LOC131267103 gene encoding WD repeat-containing protein 7 isoform X3 yields MLNTNLVVPVVLWGPNTPTHCVSSVFLSRDQKILATGCYDGQICLWQVDPETLQMTPRCLLVGHTAPVLCLTRASIIQDNNFLVSSSENGEMCTWDLVDGKCTESIKMPQVHTNIQAYHMANCDDIRLFCNGYYAEIMVMDPFSLEVLFCLSSKVNPDWISALHVLRPSKRKDDVVLAITTTGTVKVWTLIGNENKYSEPIYENESKQIRCLNAITMNCCSQNQRTVLIVCAKYWQIYDAGDFTVLCSVISPSGERWMGGDFLSNDRVILWSDEGKGYLFRLPANSIPDNKDFHGPSVGKDSPFLYCILSQTGEKPLSCPPTMKLVTSNRGGKTQKYLLRGDSEGYVNIWAVPDISMEQIKQIQNLKQHPQTLEATICTSLLEAWNKMSPLPVGILDQLYQNSEPLIKLTASIYLPQQSRLVVGREDGSIIIVPATQTVMLHLLHGNHQKFIDWPPHQILNGHSGRVNCLLCPSLAHSRYDKSHLVSGGVDFAVCLWDLYSGALIHRFCVHAGEITQLLVPPPTCSPRILKCICSVASDHSVTLLSLQERKCVTLASRHLFPVVSIKWRPLDDFLIVGCSDGTVYVWQMETGHLDRVLHGILAEEVLNACDENTGETGSSAGSTSEMGLANPAVHFFRGLRHRNINAIRHATQRGIHQLQQLHAHNNQHGDFLMKNRSSPLIIQGLRTNPKDAESHILFFDIEGLIFELHAEEYAAMSPNTLEAEGLLIPAGADSHSSDAGKKISDSSDISKKIAPRMEATHVMEVAQLLLSLIHSWGLDPHLDKVCETQLGLLRPMIPVSFGVLSKGGYMSLLLPTWQNNIVINSTAEELKTVAMTPEQFRREGLTKLFTARLHWELSTTLTSNHLLAMVAMSNTLMSMNMATFVPEQERARKLHRQSTRATWSNNEEEQEEAFTQQQAQIKQGWSLLSTHHCFLLPEKIDALDANNFKRPQVEMMARRWQHHCLEIREAAQQLLLGELGRMGKKGRKQLVESWAQYLPMYTHTEPIAQQAPGGGQSNAGSPTSSPTGQPGLEHEEESEEEEEVVRKPSSLAELKRKQTTAVVLLGVIGAEFGQDISATDGKRNNENRRKSSVVEGFGIGNNNLARSTSMALTHLLLAPPTQKLPAYTPLRRAAIDLIGRGFTVWEPYIDVSKVLLGLLEMCCDSNRLIPSLNYKLPLTPQADACRTARHALRLIATARPAAFITTMAREVARYNTLQQNAQAISVPITQSVLHRAKREILQCVEMLIDKMQTEIANLLVEVMDITLHCVDSGDLKNKGLAEVSPLMCKFNQVSHCSASRRIAVGASNGHLAIYELRQNKCQMIPAHTKPVTALAFSPDGKFLVSYSCTENRLSFWQTSAGMFGLGQSQTRCIKGYSTAPIPDVARLNPMRLAKLIWINNRTVTLMLADGSETRFNV; encoded by the exons atgttaaacacTAACCTGGTCGTGCCTGTGGTGCTGTGGGGACCGAACACACCTACACACTGTGTGTCGAGTGTGTTCCTGTCACGAGACCAGAAAATCCTTGCGACAGGTTGCTATGATGGACAAATTTGTCTATG GCAAGTGGATCCGGAGACGTTGCAGATGACCCCCCGGTGTCTGCTAGTGGGGCACACGGCTCCTGTTCTGTGCCTGACACGGGCATCGATCATTCAGGACAATAATTTCCTAGTCAGTTCGTCGGAAAATGGCGAAATGTGTACCTGGGACCTGGTGGACGGAAAGTGCACCGAAAGCATCAAGATGCCGCAGGTGCACACGAACATCCAGGCATACCACATGGCCAACTGTGACGATATTCGCCTCTTCTGCAATGGATATTACGCGGAAATTATGGTGATGGATCCGTTCAGTCTGGAAGTTTTGTTCTGTCTGAGTTCAAAGGTCAATCCCGATTGGATTTCCGCACTCCATGTGTTGCGCCCATCGAAGCGCAAGGATGACGTTGTGCTGGCCATCACAACTACCGGTACGGTGAAGGTTTGGACGTTGattggaaacgaaaacaagtaCTCCGAGCCGATCTACGAGAATGAATCGAAACAAATTCGCTGTCTTAATGCGATCACCATGAACTGCTGCTCGCAGAACCAGCGCACGGTTTTGATCGTGTGTGCAAAATACTGGCAGATCTACGACGCAGGCGATTTTACGGTGCTGTGCAGTGTCATTTCACCATCCGGCGAACGGTGGATGGGAGGCGATTTCCTATCAAACGATCGGGTTATTCTGTGGTCGGACGAAGGAAAGGGTTATCTGTTCCGTTTGCCGGCGAACAGCATACCGGATAATAAGGACTTCCATGGGCCCTCCGTTGGAAAAGATTCGCCGTTCTTGTACTGCATTCTGTCGCAGACAGGTGAAAAACCCCTGTCCTGTCCACCGACGATGAAGCTCGTGACGTCCAATCGCGGCGGTAAAACGCAAAAGTATTTACTTCGCGGCGATTCCGAAGGATACGTCAATATTTGGGCTGTGCCCGACATTTCCATGGAGCAGATAAAACAGATTCAGAATCTGAAACAACATCCTCAAa cATTGGAAGCTACTATATGCACCTCTCTGCTAGAGGCATGGAACAAGATGAGTCCTCTTCCAGTGGGAATTTTGGATCAGCTGTACCAAAACAGTGAACCATTGATTAAACTCACCGCAAGCATTTATTTGCCGCAGCAAAGTAGATTGGTGGTGGGTAGAGAAGATGGAAGCATTATCATCGTTCCAGCGACACAAACGGTGATGTTGCACTTACTTCATGGCAACCATCAAAAGTTTATTG ATTGGCCACCGCATCAAATCCTGAATGGACATAGTGGGAGAGTCAATTGTCTCCTATGTCCATCGTTGGCGCACTCGCGATACGACAAGTCGCATCTAGTATCAGGCGGAGTCGATTTTGCCGTTTGCCTGTGGGATCTGTACAGCGGAGCACTGATCCATAGATTTTGCGTTCACGCTGGGGAAATTACACAACTGCTTGTCCCTCCGCCCACATGCAGT CCTCGCATTCTGAAATGCATCTGTTCCGTCGCATCGGACCACTCCGTCACGCTGCTTAGTTTGCAGGAGCGTAAATGTGTGACCCTGGCAAGTCGTCATTTGTTCCCGGTGGTTTCGATTAAATGGCGCCCACTGGACGATTTTCTTATAGTCGGCTGTTCCGATGGCACCGTGTATGTTTGGCAGATGGAGACAGGTCATCTTGACCGCGTATTACACGGTATACTGGCTGAGGAGGTGCTGAATGCTTGCGACGAAAATACCGGTGAAACGGGAAGCAGCGCTGGATCGACATCAGAAATGGGTCTCGCTAATCCGGCCGTTCATTTCTTCAG AGGTCTAAGACATCGCAATATCAATGCCATTCGCCATGCAACGCAACGCGGAATTCATCAACTCCAACAGTTGCACGCGCATAACAATCAGCATGGAGACTTCCTCATGAAGAATCGCAGCAGCCCGTTGATAATTCAGGGTTTGCGAACCAACCCTAAAG ATGCCGAAAGTCACATTCTTTTCTTTGATATCGAGGGATTAATATTTGAACTGCATGCCGAAGAGTACGCTGCCATGAGCCCCAACACGTTGGAG GCTGAAGGACTGTTGATTCCGGCTGGCGCTGATAGCCACTCTTCAGatgctgggaagaaaatttCTG ATTCCTCGGACATTTCGAAGAAAATTGCACCTCGCATGGAAGCTACCCACGTGATGGAGGTAGCCCAGTTGCTGCTATCGTTGATACACTCCTGGGGCCTCGATCCACACTTGGACAAAGTGTGTGAAACTCAGTTGGGTTTGCTACGACCTATG ATTCCAGTTTCGTTTGGCGTACTGTCGAAGGGTGGCTATATGTCGCTGCTACTACCGACCTGGCAGAATAATATCGTTATCAATTCGACTGCGGAAGAGCTTAAGACGGTAGCGATGACGCCTGAGCAGTTTCGACGCGAGGGCCTGACGAAGTTGTTTACCGCACGCCTGCATTGGGAGCTAAGCACAACGCTCACCTCGAACCATCTGCTAGCGATGGTGGCGATGTCCAACACGCTGATGTCGATGAACATGGCCACCTTCGTGCCGGAGCAGGAGCGAGCTCGCAAGTTGCACCGTCAATCGACCCGTGCGACTTGGAGTAACAACGAGGAAGAGCAGGAGGAAGCCTTCACCCAGCAGCAGGCCCAGATCAAGCAAGGATGGAGTCTGCTCTCGACGCACCACTGCTTCCTGCTGCCGGAAAAAATTGACGCACTTGATGCGAACAATTTTAAGCGCCCCCAGGTGGAAATGATGGCCCGTCGGTGGCAGCATCACTGCCTTGAGATCCGTGAAGCGGCtcagcagctgctgctgggagAACTGGGACGAATGGGGAAAAAGGGTCGCAAGCAGCTGGTTGAAAGCTGGGCCCAATATTTACCGATGTACACGCATACCGAACCGATCGCACAGCAGGCCCCCGGTGGAGGACAATCGAACGCGGGATCCCCTACCTCCAGCCCAACCGGGCAGCCGGGACTTGAGCACGAAGAAGAAtcggaagaggaggaggaagtcGTTCGCAAGCCATCGAGTTTGGCTGAGCtgaaacgcaaacaaacgaCGGCCGTCGTACTGCTCGGTGTAATTGGGGCGGAGTTTGGGCAGGACATTTCCGCCACCGATGGTAAGCGCAACAACGAGAACCGCCGGAAAAGCTCCGTGGTCGAAGGTTTCGGTATTGGCAACAACAATCTTGCCCGTTCGACTTCGATGGCACTGACCCACCTGCTGCTAGCGCCACCGACGCAGAAGCTTCCGGCTTACACGCCACTGCGCCGTGCTGCTATCGATTTGATCGGACGCGGCTTCACCGTGTGGGAACCGTACATCGACGTGAGCAAGGTGTTGCTTGGTCTGCTGGAGATGTGCTGCGACTCGAACCGGCTGATACCGAGCCTGAACTACAAGTTGCCGCTCACACCACAGGCCGACGCCTGCCGCACGGCTCGGCACGCGCTACGGCTGATCGCGACGGCTCGCCCGGCTGCCTTCATCACTACGATGGCGCGTGAGGTGGCCCGCTACAATACGCTCCAGCAGAATGCTCAGGCGATAAGCGTCCCCATAACGCAATCGGTACTGCATCGGGCCAAACGGGAAATTCTACAATGCGTCGAAATGCTCATCGACAAGATGCAGACCGAGATAGCTAATCTGCTCGTAGAG GTCATGGACATTACCCTGCACTGTGTTGATTCTGGAGACCTCAAGAATAAGGGTCTAGCCGAGGTCAGTCCACTGATGTGCAAATTTAACCAAGTTTCACACTGCAGTGCTTCACGTCGTATTGCCG TTGGAGCGAGTAATGGACACTTGGCGATCTACGAACTACGGCAGAACAAGTGCCAGATGATACCGGCCCACACCAAGCCGGTGACGGCATTGGCCTTCAGCCCGGACGGCAAATTTTTGGTAAGCTACTCGTGCACCGAAAATCGGTTGTCCTTCTGGCAGACCAGTGCCGGTATGTTCGGTCTGGGACAGTCGCAAACGCGCTGCATAAAGGGATACTCGACCGCACCGATACCGGACGTCGCCCGGCTCAACCCGATGCGACTGGCCAAGCTGATCTGGATCAACAATCGCACCGTGACGCTCATGTTGGCCGATGGGTCTGAGACAAGATTTAACGTGTAA